The following is a genomic window from Streptomyces sp. BHT-5-2.
CTTCCACCCGCCGGCCAACATCGCCAAGATGACGGCCGGTACGCCCCTGGACGACGCCGACCGCGGCCCCTGGCTCGACGCGATCGGCGCCTGGGCGCACGGCCGCGCCGGGCACGGCGGGGTGGTCAGCTGCTCCGCCCTCAAGCGCGCCTACCGCGACCGGCTGCGGGCCGCCGCCCCGGGCGTGGCCTTCCTCCACCTCGCCGGCGACCGCGCGCTGATCGAGGCGCGGATGGCCGAACGCAAGGGGCACTTCATGCCCACGGCGCTGCTGGACTCCCAGTTCGCCACCCTCGAACCGCTCGGGCCGGACGAGGCCGGCGCGGTGGTCGACGTCTCCGGCACCCCCGAGCAGATCGCCGGACGAGCCGTCACCGCCCTGCGCCGCCCGGCCCCGGCCGCGTAACCCCCGACGCGCCGGCCGGACCCGAGCCGGCCGGGCCCCGTCTCCCCCACGGGGCCCGGCCACCCCTCCCCTCCCCTCCGACAAGGGGACCCCTCCGACAAAGGGAATCGCCGTGGCACATCTCAGCGTCGAGATGCTCGCAGCGGACGCGACCGCGCCCATCACCTCGGCCGGTCACGCACAGCTGGGCATCGCCGTCCTGGCGGGCATCGCCGTCCTCGTCCTGCTGATCACCAAGTTCAAGCTGCACGCCTTCCTGGCGCTGATCATCGGGTCGCTGGTGCTCGGCGCGGTGGCCGGTGCCCCGATGGACAAGGCCATCGCCAGCTTCTCCACCGGGCTCGGCGCGACGGTCGCGGGCACCGGCGTGCTGATCGCGCTGGGCGCCGTCCTCGGCAGGCTGCTGGCCGACTCCGGCGGCGCGGACCAGATCGTCGACACGATCCTGACCAAGGCCGGCGGGAGGGGCAGGGCCGAAGGCCCTTCCGGGGAAGGGCGGTGGCGGGCGACGGGCGGGCCGATGCCCTGGGCGATGGTGCTGATCGCCGGGATCATCGGGCTGCCGATCTTCTTCG
Proteins encoded in this region:
- a CDS encoding gluconokinase; protein product: MGSADVIVVMGVAGTGKTTIGPLVADALGVPYAEGDDFHPPANIAKMTAGTPLDDADRGPWLDAIGAWAHGRAGHGGVVSCSALKRAYRDRLRAAAPGVAFLHLAGDRALIEARMAERKGHFMPTALLDSQFATLEPLGPDEAGAVVDVSGTPEQIAGRAVTALRRPAPAA